A region of Streptomyces deccanensis DNA encodes the following proteins:
- a CDS encoding acyltransferase family protein produces the protein MTATASATAGARAGASELAAATPASRDRYVDLLRVASLGTVVLGHWLMAAVTTGNGGGVEVGNLLAVEPGLQILTWALQIMPVFFFVGGFSHALSYRSLSRKAPDGASVYPAFLRARLQRLLRPTMVFIGVWGAAAVVLHLAGQGGGLLDVALRLVAQPLWFIGIYLAMVAFTPPLLRLHERYGWGAFGGLVAAAALVDVLRFALDVPFVEFLNFAFVWLAIHQLGFLRADGRLTRPYLLAGAGLAGAALLVAYGPYPLSMVGMPGEKVSNMAPPTFALLCHGLWLIGAVEWVRGPVARWLERPKVWRTVVAANGISMTAFLWHLSAMLGVYGVLLALDVDLPTPATGTWWAQLPLRIVAAAVLTAVLVAAFRSFERPAARPSRPSSQPSLPSRSSRSGAYSGPAAALGVTLCLFGVLGLSMVGFGGLFEGRTALLIAVQVSAPVAVAMTLAGWALVELIGRGTRSSA, from the coding sequence ATGACCGCAACAGCCAGCGCCACAGCCGGCGCACGGGCCGGCGCGAGCGAACTCGCCGCCGCCACCCCGGCCTCCCGCGACCGGTACGTCGACCTCCTCCGCGTCGCCTCCCTCGGCACGGTCGTCCTCGGCCACTGGCTGATGGCGGCCGTGACCACCGGAAACGGCGGCGGTGTCGAGGTGGGCAACCTGCTCGCCGTCGAGCCGGGGCTCCAGATCCTCACCTGGGCCCTGCAGATCATGCCGGTGTTCTTCTTCGTCGGCGGCTTCTCGCACGCCCTCTCCTACCGCTCGCTCAGCCGGAAGGCACCGGACGGCGCCTCCGTCTACCCCGCGTTCCTCCGGGCCCGTCTGCAGCGGCTGTTGCGGCCGACCATGGTCTTCATAGGGGTGTGGGGCGCCGCCGCCGTGGTCCTCCATCTCGCGGGACAGGGCGGCGGGTTGCTCGACGTGGCGCTGCGACTGGTCGCGCAGCCGCTGTGGTTCATCGGGATCTATCTGGCGATGGTCGCCTTCACACCACCGCTGTTGAGGTTGCACGAGAGGTACGGATGGGGCGCGTTCGGCGGGCTGGTCGCGGCCGCCGCGCTCGTGGACGTCCTGCGCTTCGCGCTCGACGTGCCCTTCGTCGAGTTCCTCAACTTCGCCTTCGTGTGGCTGGCGATCCACCAACTCGGGTTCCTGCGTGCCGACGGACGGCTGACGCGGCCGTATCTGCTCGCCGGTGCCGGGCTCGCGGGGGCCGCGCTGCTGGTGGCGTACGGGCCGTATCCGCTGTCGATGGTCGGGATGCCGGGCGAGAAGGTGTCGAACATGGCGCCGCCGACCTTCGCGCTGCTGTGCCACGGGCTGTGGCTCATCGGCGCGGTGGAGTGGGTGCGCGGGCCGGTCGCGCGGTGGCTGGAGCGGCCGAAGGTGTGGCGGACGGTCGTGGCGGCCAACGGCATCTCGATGACCGCGTTCCTGTGGCATCTTTCGGCCATGCTAGGGGTGTACGGCGTACTGCTCGCCCTGGACGTCGACCTGCCGACGCCCGCGACGGGCACCTGGTGGGCCCAACTGCCCCTGCGGATCGTGGCCGCGGCCGTCCTCACGGCGGTTCTCGTCGCCGCCTTCCGGAGCTTCGAACGGCCTGCGGCCCGCCCCTCCCGACCGTCGTCTCAGCCCTCTCTGCCGAGCCGTTCCAGCAGGTCGGGCGCGTATTCCGGGCCTGCCGCGGCTCTCGGGGTGACGCTGTGTCTGTTCGGGGTGCTGGGGCTCTCCATGGTCGGATTCGGTGGGCTGTTCGAGGGGCGTACGGCCCTGTTGATCGCCGTTCAGGTCAGCGCGCCGGTGGCCGTGGCCATGACGCTCGCCGGGTGGGCGCTGGTGGAACTCATTGGTCGTGGCACACGGTCAAGTGCCTGA
- a CDS encoding MHYT domain-containing protein has protein sequence MEHINHFSAGWVTPVLSYVMACVGSALGLRCTVRALEAEGASKRNWLTLASFAIGSGIWTMHFVAMMGFGVQGTPIRYDVPMTVLSLVMAIAVVSAGVFTAGYGRSRIRAVAFGGLGTGLGVAAMHYTGMAALDLHGEISYDPSLVIASVAIAVVAATAALTLTLIVRGGVLAAIAALVMGLAVSSMHYTAMYAVSIDLAPSTAQLAGATATEFLFPLAVLLGSFLFLTSAYVALSPTGKRAESSFADELLREVELSTA, from the coding sequence ATGGAACACATCAACCACTTCAGCGCCGGATGGGTCACCCCCGTCCTCTCCTACGTCATGGCCTGCGTCGGCTCCGCGCTCGGACTGCGCTGCACCGTCAGGGCACTTGAGGCCGAGGGCGCCTCCAAGCGGAACTGGCTCACGCTGGCGTCGTTCGCGATCGGCTCCGGCATCTGGACCATGCACTTCGTCGCGATGATGGGCTTCGGCGTGCAGGGCACCCCGATCCGTTACGACGTCCCCATGACCGTGCTCAGCCTGGTCATGGCGATCGCCGTGGTCAGCGCCGGTGTCTTCACCGCCGGCTACGGCCGCTCCCGGATCCGCGCGGTGGCCTTCGGCGGCCTCGGCACCGGCCTCGGCGTGGCCGCGATGCACTACACCGGCATGGCCGCGCTCGACCTGCACGGCGAGATCAGCTACGACCCTTCCCTGGTCATCGCCTCCGTGGCGATCGCCGTCGTCGCGGCGACCGCCGCGCTCACGCTCACGCTGATCGTGCGGGGCGGGGTGCTCGCCGCGATCGCCGCGCTGGTCATGGGGCTCGCGGTGAGCAGCATGCACTACACCGCGATGTACGCCGTGAGCATCGATCTCGCGCCCAGTACGGCTCAGTTGGCGGGGGCGACCGCCACGGAGTTCCTGTTCCCCCTGGCCGTGCTGCTGGGGTCGTTCCTCTTCCTGACCTCGGCGTACGTGGCGCTTTCGCCGACGGGCAAGCGGGCGGAGTCCTCCTTCGCCGACGAGTTGCTGCGTGAGGTCGAACTGTCGACGGCGTGA
- a CDS encoding ABC-F family ATP-binding cassette domain-containing protein, translated as MAVNLVNVENVSKVYGTRALLDGVSLGVSEGDRIGVVGRNGDGKTTLIRMLAKLEEADTGRVTHSGGLHLGVLTQHDSLDPTATVRHEVIRDMADHEWAGNAKIRDVLTGLFGGLDLPGFPQSLDTVIGPLSGGERRRIALAKLLIEEQDLIVLDEPTNHLDVEGISWLANHLRERRSALVCVTHDRWFLDQVCTRMWDVQKGTVFEYEGGYSDYVFARAERERIAATEETKRQNLVRKELAWLRRGAPARTSKPRFRVEAANELIADVPPPRDTSELMKFASTRLGKTVFDLENVTVQAGPKVLLKHLTWQLGPGDRIGLVGVNGAGKTSLLRAMAEAARSEGEKQPAAGRVVTGKTVKLAYLSQEVAELDPNLRVLQAVQQIRDRVDLGKGREMTAGQLCETFGFNKEKQWTPVGDLSGGERRRLQLLRLLMDEPNVLFLDEPTNDLDIETLTQLEDLLDGWPGSMIVISHDRFFIERTTDKVFALLGDAALRMLPRGIDEYIERRHKMEEAAAASAGVAVKPAAETASQKSAADVRAAKKELQKIERQLDKVSEKEAKLHARIAENATDFSKVGELDAELRALLGEKEELEMRWLELADDA; from the coding sequence ATGGCCGTCAACCTGGTCAATGTCGAGAACGTCAGCAAGGTGTACGGCACCCGCGCCCTGCTCGACGGGGTCTCGCTCGGCGTCTCCGAAGGGGACCGGATCGGCGTCGTGGGGCGGAACGGGGACGGCAAGACCACCCTGATCCGGATGCTCGCCAAGCTGGAGGAGGCCGACACCGGCCGGGTCACCCACTCCGGGGGCCTCCACCTCGGCGTGCTCACCCAGCACGACTCGCTCGACCCCACCGCCACCGTCCGGCACGAGGTCATCCGGGACATGGCGGACCACGAGTGGGCGGGCAACGCCAAGATCAGGGACGTACTGACCGGCCTCTTCGGCGGGCTGGACCTGCCCGGTTTCCCGCAGAGCCTCGACACCGTCATCGGCCCCCTCTCCGGCGGTGAGCGGCGCCGCATCGCGCTTGCCAAGCTGCTCATCGAGGAGCAGGACCTGATCGTCCTCGACGAGCCCACCAACCACCTGGACGTCGAGGGCATCTCCTGGCTCGCGAACCATCTGCGCGAGCGCCGCTCCGCCCTCGTCTGCGTCACCCACGACCGCTGGTTCCTGGACCAGGTGTGCACCCGCATGTGGGACGTGCAGAAGGGCACCGTCTTCGAGTACGAGGGCGGCTACTCCGACTACGTCTTCGCCCGTGCCGAGCGGGAGCGGATCGCCGCCACCGAGGAGACCAAGCGGCAGAACCTGGTCCGCAAGGAGCTGGCCTGGCTGCGGCGCGGCGCCCCCGCCCGTACGTCGAAGCCCCGCTTCCGCGTCGAGGCGGCCAACGAGCTGATCGCGGACGTACCGCCGCCGCGCGACACCAGCGAGCTGATGAAGTTCGCGTCGACCCGGCTCGGCAAGACCGTGTTCGACCTGGAGAACGTCACCGTGCAGGCCGGTCCGAAGGTGCTGCTGAAGCACCTGACCTGGCAGCTCGGGCCGGGCGACCGGATCGGCCTCGTCGGTGTCAACGGTGCCGGCAAGACCTCCCTGCTGCGGGCCATGGCGGAGGCCGCGCGCAGCGAGGGGGAGAAGCAGCCGGCCGCCGGGCGGGTCGTCACCGGCAAGACCGTCAAGCTCGCGTACCTCTCCCAGGAGGTCGCCGAACTCGACCCGAACCTGCGCGTCCTCCAGGCCGTGCAGCAGATCCGCGACCGCGTCGACCTCGGCAAGGGGCGCGAGATGACGGCGGGGCAGCTCTGCGAGACCTTCGGCTTCAACAAGGAGAAGCAGTGGACGCCGGTGGGCGACCTCAGCGGTGGTGAGCGGCGACGGCTGCAGCTGCTGCGGCTGCTGATGGACGAGCCCAACGTCCTCTTCCTCGACGAGCCGACGAACGACCTCGACATCGAGACGCTCACGCAGCTGGAGGACCTGCTCGACGGGTGGCCCGGGTCGATGATCGTGATCTCCCACGACCGGTTCTTCATCGAGCGGACCACGGACAAGGTGTTCGCGCTCCTCGGTGACGCGGCGCTGCGGATGCTGCCGCGGGGGATCGACGAGTACATCGAGCGGCGCCACAAGATGGAGGAGGCCGCGGCGGCGTCCGCCGGGGTCGCCGTGAAGCCCGCCGCCGAGACCGCGTCGCAGAAGAGCGCCGCCGACGTCCGTGCCGCGAAGAAGGAACTCCAGAAGATCGAGCGGCAGTTGGACAAGGTCTCCGAGAAGGAGGCGAAGTTGCACGCGCGGATCGCCGAGAACGCGACCGACTTCTCGAAGGTGGGAGAGCTGGACGCCGAGTTGAGGGCGTTGCTGGGCGAGAAGGAGGAGCTGGAGATGCGGTGGCTTGAACTGGCGGACGACGCGTAG
- a CDS encoding DUF2269 domain-containing protein has product MKTNPRPQRGPLRRPARRALLVVHVVGAAGWLGLTLGLLALGVTAATTSSAAAVDASVRAMKLFADWLLIPVGLLTFTSGLALSLGTPWGLARHRWVWTKFWLTLATLTATVLALRPGVNAAVTAVAAGGPLPDAGDVLMGPVVSLSAYVFMTVISVLKPWGLTRRGRRLRATARRPVTPVRPADYPGGSIVPVAGE; this is encoded by the coding sequence ATGAAGACGAACCCCCGCCCCCAGCGCGGCCCCCTACGCCGCCCCGCACGCCGCGCCCTCCTCGTCGTGCATGTCGTCGGCGCCGCCGGATGGCTGGGGCTCACCCTCGGCCTGCTCGCGCTCGGCGTCACCGCGGCCACCACGTCGTCCGCGGCCGCGGTGGACGCGTCCGTCCGTGCCATGAAGCTGTTCGCCGACTGGCTCCTGATCCCGGTCGGCCTGCTGACGTTCACCAGCGGTCTGGCGCTGTCGCTCGGCACCCCCTGGGGCCTGGCCCGCCACCGCTGGGTCTGGACGAAGTTCTGGCTGACCCTGGCCACCCTCACCGCCACCGTCCTCGCCCTGCGCCCCGGCGTGAACGCGGCCGTCACCGCCGTCGCGGCCGGCGGCCCGCTGCCCGACGCCGGGGACGTCCTCATGGGCCCGGTCGTCTCGCTCTCCGCGTACGTCTTCATGACGGTGATCTCGGTGCTGAAACCCTGGGGCCTCACCCGGCGCGGCCGCCGCCTGCGTGCGACCGCCCGCCGCCCCGTCACACCCGTGCGCCCCGCCGACTACCCTGGAGGGTCGATCGTCCCCGTGGCAGGAGAGTAA
- a CDS encoding nitrate- and nitrite sensing domain-containing protein — translation MKIFRATTRLLRPRSVRAKIVALLMLPIVSLMALWSYAAVTTVAAIGDTERAKDVNSELLEPVAEFVTALQAERTAAMRYSAKRTEPGLDELRADQQTTDKAVTALRAGLSSSSSDAALIDPGLPDRLDTLEADFSDLATLRADTGSGAKDAVASAYTRYSTVIDHAFAVTGALTSEKGTDATSEARVVLELSRARDAVAREQALLAAATASGTLGKEQYALFVGAVATQRELLKPAVADLKAEHRPAYDELLDSDSYAALAKVEDGVTDVGAGPVSTAVLKDWDASSKAVLEGLAAAEENAGTGAAAKADVFGWDTLGASGVAVVLGLAGVLLSLLVSVGVGRGLIVELLDLRNSALEVAGRRLPQAMRKLHAGQGVDIDAEAPMRRLAGDELAQVGTALTAVQRAALKAASERAELLSGISGVYVSLARRSQVLLHRQLDLLSVMEQRQQEQQNHAELYDLYRIDYLATRMRRHSESLLILSGIAPGRGWRDPIALTDVLRAAVAEIEDATRVQVWAVPKVSLNGGSVADVIHLLAELVENAAAFSPPSTKVQLRAARLRDGILIEVEDSGFGMNEEAMAEANAKLRSEKVDLLDAKQIGLFVVNRLADRQGLRVELRQSTNGGVAAAVFIPENLIRDDMPVHRESADDGRSLAPAAALIQQRRR, via the coding sequence ATGAAAATCTTCCGTGCGACCACCCGGCTGCTGCGCCCCAGATCCGTACGGGCGAAGATCGTCGCCCTGTTGATGCTGCCGATCGTGTCGTTGATGGCGTTGTGGAGCTATGCCGCCGTGACGACCGTGGCCGCCATCGGTGACACCGAGCGGGCCAAGGACGTCAACAGCGAACTGCTCGAGCCGGTCGCCGAGTTCGTGACCGCGCTGCAGGCCGAGCGGACGGCCGCGATGCGGTACTCCGCCAAGCGCACCGAGCCAGGTCTCGACGAGCTGAGGGCCGATCAGCAGACCACCGACAAGGCCGTGACGGCGCTCCGCGCGGGCCTCAGCTCCTCCAGTTCGGACGCCGCCCTCATCGATCCGGGGCTGCCCGACCGCCTGGACACCCTCGAAGCCGACTTCAGCGACCTCGCCACCCTGCGCGCGGACACCGGGTCGGGCGCGAAGGATGCCGTGGCGTCGGCGTACACCAGGTACTCCACCGTCATCGACCACGCCTTCGCCGTGACCGGCGCGCTCACCAGCGAGAAGGGCACCGACGCGACCTCCGAGGCGCGGGTCGTCCTCGAACTCTCCCGGGCCCGCGACGCCGTCGCCCGCGAGCAGGCGCTGCTGGCCGCCGCCACCGCCTCCGGGACGCTGGGCAAGGAGCAGTACGCGCTGTTCGTCGGCGCCGTCGCCACCCAGCGCGAACTGCTGAAGCCGGCCGTCGCCGACCTCAAGGCCGAGCACCGGCCCGCGTACGACGAGCTGCTGGACAGCGACAGCTACGCCGCCCTCGCCAAGGTCGAGGACGGGGTGACCGACGTCGGCGCGGGACCGGTGTCGACGGCCGTGCTGAAGGACTGGGACGCCTCCTCGAAGGCCGTGCTGGAGGGCCTGGCCGCAGCCGAGGAGAACGCGGGAACGGGCGCGGCGGCCAAGGCGGACGTCTTCGGCTGGGACACGCTCGGCGCGTCCGGCGTCGCCGTCGTCCTCGGCCTCGCCGGTGTGCTCCTGTCGCTGCTGGTCTCCGTGGGCGTCGGGCGCGGCCTCATCGTCGAACTCCTCGACCTGCGCAACTCCGCCCTGGAGGTCGCCGGGCGCCGGCTGCCGCAGGCCATGCGCAAGCTGCACGCCGGGCAGGGCGTCGACATCGACGCCGAGGCCCCGATGCGGCGCCTCGCCGGTGACGAACTCGCCCAGGTGGGCACCGCGCTCACGGCCGTGCAGCGGGCCGCGCTCAAGGCGGCCTCCGAGCGCGCCGAACTCCTCAGCGGCATCTCCGGGGTGTACGTCAGCCTCGCCCGCCGCAGCCAGGTGCTGCTGCACCGGCAGCTCGACCTGCTCAGCGTGATGGAGCAGCGCCAGCAGGAACAGCAGAACCACGCCGAGCTGTACGACCTCTACCGGATCGACTACCTCGCCACGCGGATGCGGCGCCACTCCGAGTCGCTGCTCATCCTGTCGGGCATCGCACCTGGCCGGGGCTGGCGCGACCCGATCGCGCTGACGGACGTCCTACGGGCCGCGGTCGCCGAGATCGAGGACGCGACCCGGGTCCAGGTGTGGGCCGTACCGAAGGTGTCGCTGAACGGCGGTTCCGTCGCCGACGTCATCCATCTGCTCGCCGAACTCGTCGAGAACGCCGCCGCGTTCTCCCCGCCCTCCACCAAGGTGCAGCTGCGCGCGGCCCGGCTGCGGGACGGCATCCTCATCGAGGTCGAGGACAGCGGCTTCGGCATGAACGAGGAGGCGATGGCCGAGGCCAACGCCAAGCTCCGGTCCGAGAAGGTGGACCTCCTCGACGCCAAGCAGATCGGCCTGTTCGTGGTGAACCGGCTCGCCGACCGCCAGGGTCTGCGCGTCGAATTGCGGCAGTCGACCAACGGAGGCGTCGCCGCGGCCGTCTTCATCCCCGAGAACCTGATCCGCGACGACATGCCCGTCCACCGCGAGTCAGCCGACGACGGCCGCTCCCTGGCCCCGGCGGCGGCGCTGATCCAGCAGCGACGCCGATAG